The following are encoded together in the Odocoileus virginianus isolate 20LAN1187 ecotype Illinois chromosome 28, Ovbor_1.2, whole genome shotgun sequence genome:
- the C28H11orf86 gene encoding uncharacterized protein C11orf86 homolog isoform X1, whose translation MGTGRRSRSLRGPWPSYGKLQEPWGRPSEGRLRRALSLRQGREKPRSSDGGPERLDTPGQERLPGSLGDTEQLIQTEQDGSQRWLRQYQQVEQHLKPTPQWKDLGSDLNPSSVFQKIRRRWESFVTSFPNVTLSRSASPQPPLGTTS comes from the exons ATGGGGACAGGGCGACGCAGCCGGTCCTTGCGAGGACCATGGCCCTCCTACGGCAAGCTCCAGGAGCCCTGGGGGAGGCCCTCGGAAGGCCGACTGCGCCGGGCGCTGAGCCTCAGACAGGGCCGTGAGAAGCCCCGGTCCTCAGATGGAGGCCCAGAAAGGCTGGACACCCCCGGTCAGGAGCGGCTGCCCGGGAGCTTGGGGGACACGGAGCAGCTGATCCAGACTGAGCAAGACGGCAGCCAGAGGTGGCTGAGGCAGTACCAGCAG GTGGAACAGCACCTGAAACCCACTCCACAGTGGAAGGACCTGGGCTCTGATCTCAAcccctcctctgtcttccagaAGATCAGGAGAAGGTGGGAGAGCTTTGTCACCAGCTTCCCCAACGTGACCCTGAGCCGGTCAGCCTCCCCACAGCCCCCGCTGGGCACCACCAGCTAA
- the C28H11orf86 gene encoding uncharacterized protein C11orf86 homolog isoform X3, with amino-acid sequence MGTGRRSRSLRGPWPSYGKLQEPWGRPSEGRLRRALSLRQGREKPRSSDGGPERLDTPGQERLPGSLGDTEQLIQTEQDGSQRWLRQYQQIRRRWESFVTSFPNVTLSRSASPQPPLGTTS; translated from the exons ATGGGGACAGGGCGACGCAGCCGGTCCTTGCGAGGACCATGGCCCTCCTACGGCAAGCTCCAGGAGCCCTGGGGGAGGCCCTCGGAAGGCCGACTGCGCCGGGCGCTGAGCCTCAGACAGGGCCGTGAGAAGCCCCGGTCCTCAGATGGAGGCCCAGAAAGGCTGGACACCCCCGGTCAGGAGCGGCTGCCCGGGAGCTTGGGGGACACGGAGCAGCTGATCCAGACTGAGCAAGACGGCAGCCAGAGGTGGCTGAGGCAGTACCAGCAG ATCAGGAGAAGGTGGGAGAGCTTTGTCACCAGCTTCCCCAACGTGACCCTGAGCCGGTCAGCCTCCCCACAGCCCCCGCTGGGCACCACCAGCTAA
- the C28H11orf86 gene encoding uncharacterized protein C11orf86 homolog isoform X2 — protein sequence MGTGRRSRSLRGPWPSYGKLQEPWGRPSEGRLRRALSLRQGREKPRSSDGGPERLDTPGQERLPGSLGDTEQLIQTEQDGSQRWLRQYQQKIRRRWESFVTSFPNVTLSRSASPQPPLGTTS from the exons ATGGGGACAGGGCGACGCAGCCGGTCCTTGCGAGGACCATGGCCCTCCTACGGCAAGCTCCAGGAGCCCTGGGGGAGGCCCTCGGAAGGCCGACTGCGCCGGGCGCTGAGCCTCAGACAGGGCCGTGAGAAGCCCCGGTCCTCAGATGGAGGCCCAGAAAGGCTGGACACCCCCGGTCAGGAGCGGCTGCCCGGGAGCTTGGGGGACACGGAGCAGCTGATCCAGACTGAGCAAGACGGCAGCCAGAGGTGGCTGAGGCAGTACCAGCAG aAGATCAGGAGAAGGTGGGAGAGCTTTGTCACCAGCTTCCCCAACGTGACCCTGAGCCGGTCAGCCTCCCCACAGCCCCCGCTGGGCACCACCAGCTAA